The genomic stretch AGGAGGGTGGGTGAGATAACTCAAGGGAAGAAATTGTGGCTTTACAAAATTGGATTACCTCACCGTTGCGTCCCTTGAAATTTACTTCATTCTTTGGGAGGTGCGTGTAGGTGCTGGGAATTGCGATTGATGCGTTCTCGTTTTTCTTGCGACATCTTGCAGGATATACGACTGCTGCGGCTGGAGGTGAAGCGGCTGCGGAACGACAAGCGGTGCTTGGAGAAGACGGTGCAGAACGTGCACGACTACCGTCAGGAGCTGTACCAGTGTCACCGTGACCTGCTGCACGAGCGCGCGCGCTGCGCCGCCCTGGAGACTGAGCTGTCTCACCCTCGACAGATCCACCGCTGGCGGGGTCTGCAAATCAGTGACCCTTCCAGGTTTGAGCTTATTCAGAAAGTACAGGTAAGAGACAAGTAGCAGACTGAGTAAACTTGACAAAAGTACAGGAAAGAGACAGGCAGCAGACTGGATGAGCTCGACTTGCTACAGAAACTATAGATAATAGAAGACAAAGGTTGGGTGAGCTTCAGATGTTGTAGAAGGTGTAGAAAGAGACAGGTGCCACACCGGCTGACGTTAAGTTGTAATAGAACATACATGGGAAAAAATATGGGTTAGATTATGATCTCGAGTTGTCACCGACGTGCAAGAGATAGGTGAGAAATAATAAGAATGTTGCAATTCATGTTGtatacattaaaagaaaaactcgcGCACACATGCGCACgcgtacatacacacagagacacacacgatggctgcagaaaaaaggaaataattcaGAGACGTATTGAAGAAAGAGTGAGTAGGTCTACGGCGAGTATGGAGTGGCAGGTAATATGAGGTTAGTAGACGAGAGACAAAAGAGACAAGGATCAGATGTAAGACGTCTGAGCCAAGGAATGCAAAACCTGAGGGAAATAACGGAGAAGCAGAAAGAATGGCGTGATTTGTAGTCATGAAGTGAGTTGGATAGGTAGGTTGGGGGAAGGGGTCAGAACCATTAAGACATACACGACGTTCACTTTGTAGTGAATGTGTTTAGAAAGCCAGTGGAGTGAAGCCAGGAAGAAAGTGGTGCGATCGCGTTTCTATTTACGGAATGTGAGACGGGTAGCCTCGTTCTGAACTGAACTGAGGAGCATGTGAGAAAGAACAGGTGATGTAAGGTCATCAACAGCATGGCAGCCTACCTTTGATTACGGCTGTATGACtggctgtgtgacgtcagatGCTGCAGAAGCGGCTGATCAGCCGCACGGAGGAGATTGTTGAGGTTGAGCGCGTGCTGCAGGAGAAGGACCGCCTGTACGTGGAGCTGCGCGCGGTGCTGGAGCGACAGCCGGGCCCCGAGATCATCGAGCAGTTGGCCGTGTACCAACGGGTCAGTGCCTCCTACATCCTTCACATGCCTCTAGCATCTCGTTACctgctttccttctttccttccttgttTCTTCCCGAGTTCATCTCAGGGTTGTGTGCACTGCTCACGCCTGTCACTTTGTAGGCAGGTGAATATACGACAAAAGCTTCAGTGTGTGctatagtttttaaataaaagattggttttaattttacgatttctttcttttctttgttctcatcttttatttttcattatgtatttattttctttttcattcattcatttttcggTCTGGCAAAGACTCAGTTTAGGGCTTAACTTACTTGTGATCACGCATTGTTGCACTTTTACATTTATAGTTGCATATCCACTTTGAGGTCTTACCGTTGTGTCTTGAGGCACCCACATAGTCTCATTCCCTCCGTAGATTAACTTGTGGTCCTGTCGTGTGACGCCCTCCTGTTGATGTGCTCAGTGCGGTTGACACCCGCTTCTGTCTGCAGGTGCTTCGCAATAAAAACAAGCAGCTAAAGCAGCTGACAGCGGAGCTAAACATGTTTGAGACGGACACCAAGCTGCAGAAGCACGACATCAACAAGATGGAGAAGGAGGTCACGGACCTCAAGAAGAAGTAttacaaagagaagaaacacCGACAAGAAAACCTGGATAAAAAGATCTTCGGGTTTCGCAGAGCCCTGCTACCCAGACCGCAGTTCACTGGGGGTGGATTCAAGCTTTCAGTCTGaccaatgtttgtgttttgagtCCCACCCTTTGGTTCACAAGGTCACCTCATGGTTTCTGCCTTctgtgttttgttctttctgcGGACACCATCCAAGATGTTACACGTGTGTCGAGTGAAAAGCCACGTCTTCGACATTTGCATTTACGCAATAACGGATCAGTCACTAACGATGAGATTATGCAAATCCGTTATTACGCCTTTGTAAACGGATAAGGGAAATTCTACATACGTCTACCTCATGCCATTCCTGGGTGGTCGGAAGTGCCAGAGTATTGAGAGAACAATCACTTCATGTCCAATCCACGACAACACGCAGAAGACACTTGCAGCTATTCTGCAACGACTGACGCAATCCGCTTGGAGTATTTTCTTCCTCCGCCCAACGTTGACAAGCGAAAGATGTGTGAACACAAATGTCAGAAGTgcattttcttcacaaaacgcaaacatatacacacacacaaaacaatttacttatttatatttttaggtGACTCTAACAACTCTGActcattttaaaagtgttttatgtgACGTATAGATATATCGCCGACATTagccttttattattattattgttagctGATTTACTTAGTTCAGCTCTCACAGAGTGCTATAACTGTGAACAACTTCCCTGTCAATGTAGACGACAAAGTTTCAAGGATGACAAATGTATAAGTGTACCCGAGAAGCTGGTACACCCAGCTCAACAAACATGACGGTTCAACGTGTATGGTGGCAATGGCGAAAACTTTCGCTGCTACTCATTCACTCTGCTATAAAATTGCCAGACGCAGCAATGCAATTCATAAGATTGTGTGGACCTTGGTCTTCAATGGTGTGCTGTGACAAAATTCAGAGACACACGAcagaagcaataaaacaaaaactacagcTGTGCAGTTGATAAGATTGTCTGGACCTCAGTATTCACATGTGCTGCTTGTCTCTGTCACGGCCTGTCTCTAGGAGAGCCTCTGGAGATTAAGTTTGCATACCCATATGCGTCATTATAGACTTGTTTGGCGAACTGATAGTTTAATGTAGtaaatattaaatgatttttttttctatttatatgtgtataatTTATACACCATCGTTGAAAGCAGactgaaataaagatttgacttttgtctgtgttttcttttctcttccagtGGCAACCATCTGTATGGTGGATGTATAGCGTAGACATACGAATCATTCCTGTTGCTGTACACTTTACAGGGAAGTAGAGAAAGCGAGGCTGCGGTACTAGTGCATGAACATGAACAGCTCACAGCCTAACACAGCTGGGTGTGTGAACAGCCCTAATACCAGCTGCTAAATCCTAATACAGCATTACAAACAGCTGTGCCAATCACATGCATAGGACTGCTCTGTAATCCTCTTACGCTAATCTGCCTGGCTGTAGTGATGCTTCACACGATAATAGGACATATACTCTGAAAGTTATATTTGAAATGATATATCTTGATATGCTTTTAAGCTAAATTGTGATGAGAACATGTGCCAGCTTATTCCCTATGAAAAAATGACAGTTTACACATTTTGTCCATGTCAAAGCATACTTATTTCTTAACTTACCTGACGTAGCAAATTTTACAGGAAAATTGAGTGgctattttttaactttttatagGCTGGAAATCCATGTTTATGTCAACTTTACATTAATCCTAGTGTAGATATAGTTGTTAGCTACTTCTTGTCCAAAATGAAGATCTGTTGGCTAAAGAGTCTGTCCTACAGCCGTAGTATGAAAGAAATCAACACTGTGCTAGTCCCCTGAATAGGATGTTACACTTGTTAGTGCATTTATAATTTCACTAATTAAGAGTCCATAACAATTTCTGGCATGATGTTTTGAAGGACTTCAAAATGATATGCAAAATGTTTACTTCAGACTTTTGATGAATTTAATGCAGAATGTCTTGTttacaacataaatattttatttgtgggGTGGAGGTAACACAGTTTAGTGCATGGCTGCAAGGCGACGTTTATCAAATTAGACACACATATTATTTGATAATGGCAATTACTTCACACTCTTGGggtttcaacaaaatattctaAGTGGAACACTCTCTACAGGAATTCTAAAAGCgtttaaactgtttcaaaatTAAGTACAGATCAAAATCATTAAAAGagctgaaataaaacaaagtatacaGGAGATAATATGCAAGGGGGAATAAGCCTGCATCATTAATGCTTATagattaagatttttttccacagGGTTACTAAATAGAATATTTCGAAAAGATACCATGAAAACACACAGTTAATAAATTTCATGAGACAACAGTCAACTACAAATGGTCTCAGTTAAGGATTTGTCACAGAATTCTGCCATCTAACAGGTTCCCATTTGTCAGAAGGAATGTTGACTCCCCAGGTGTTCTGTGTCTTGTTAGTGATGAGACAATTATAGCAATCTGTTGTGGGTGTATCATTGTGCTAATGTATTGTGGTGAGATATATATTCAGTCATGATTAATAAATACACGTCATTAAGAAATGtgaatttttctgtaaaactgacAATTTGGAATGCAAGAAGTTAAAGGGATTTAATCATTTTGCTAGCAAAACACTGTTTATTCATGCAGATGGAAAAAATATACTTGTTTTAATTGCTAAATATAGATGCTACTTTGAAAGATgaagcaaaaatacaatttacaaacattataGCATTATAAGTACTAATTTGGACACACTGTGGAAGCCATACACTGAGCTATTGTAGTGAACTCTAGAAGCCTTATGCCGAAAAATTACTCTGAGCATAAAAAGTAGATGCTGGGAGTCCTTTCTGTGTCCTCCTCCTTCTCACTCTCATTTTCCTACCCCTGATACTtcattctttcactcttttgtCTGTGCgtactaaaagaaaatgtataaaagaTATCAAACTATGTATAAATTAGTGATTGCAGTgaataaaaagtcaaaagtttaagaaaagtaaaaggaaaaaggaGACTACAGTGCAGTTTTAGAGTCACCTATTGTGCACGTCTCAGCCTAGATCATTTTACTAAGTTCTGAACATAAAATAGTTCAGGAGATAATAGCGATGATAAGAGAAATGTGTAGAACAGACATTTCAGACAAATGTCACATCACTGCAGAATATAACTTAAGAATCCTAGATTTGCTGCAACAGTCTATAAGTaggcaaaaaacaaacaaaagaaaaagcctACAACTATCACCTCTGACATCAGACATGAAATCCATtaaacaaactgcacatttggTGACAGCTGTACAAAAAGACTCATTGCATTACACTTCCTTACTCCTTAGTTAACTCCATGAATGTCTGTGATTTTGCAATTCTTATTTATCCCAGGTGGTAACCACAATTGAAGTCAgttatatttatcatttatccTTGAAGACGTTTTTCGTCTTTTAACCTCTTGACCTCTCCACTggttaaaaaatacaaagtaaaatttacaATCTAAAAAAGTGGTTAACGCTTCTTATTTTGCCTGTTTTTACATAAAGCTTCTAGCCATGctataataatacaaagaatacaaacaatacaaaagaATTGTAATGATGCCAGTACTGCAGAACCTAACAATGGAGATTTGCTAAATGACAGTAAATTTTTAGATCAACAGCTTATGTGAAATGATAGCCAGTACAGTACAGTTACTACAACAGTTTATGTGAAATGATGGCCAATACAGTACAGGTACTAGGACAAAAATtagatactgaaaaaaaaagccaacccAGACACTATTCATCTTTTTATCATGAGGTTCTGGGTGTCATTTCAAGGCTGTGCCGGTGAAATTTTGTGCGGAGTTCACAAGGCAACCTTCTGGCCGCTCTCTTCATGAGCGGAAAGGACATCAGGACATCACTGGAAGCGGATCTGATTGATCTTGACATCACCAGAGATGGACAAGATGTTCGCGGACTGGACAGGCACACGATGGTTGAACTCCACAAAATGCTGGTTGTTAACATCAACCTGCACACatgaaacaataacaacaacaataataatgtagtTACTACTGCATCTACTCCTACTAATACtaagaataattaaaattcTACCCATGACTCTTAAATCTTAACATTTAATTGCTTGCCAAAGCAAACTACTGACCTCTATAAATAGTATTTCCTGTTAATCTGTCACTATACTTCTCtacttttctctgtctttctgtctgagCTGTACCTGTACGCAGGGCTACCGAATGCCAGCGCGGGTCCCGGGGCGGAAGACCCTTCTGGGGCCCTTGTATTAAtcattatttgtgtgtttttctctctcatccttTGTTTTACTTCGATCAAGGAAATACTTTGTTTTACCCAGTCAATCAGGTGGTACAGTTAAAGCTACCGAAAATGATCCTCTGCTCTTGTGAACCATGATTTTACTCGGACTTTCCATCATCcccttctacacacacacacacaaacactcacacagcAGATGACATTATCCCATACGAACTGACTGTCCACACATGGGATGCAGTTGACATTGACTGCAAACCATACGATCTGCCTGACCCTCACACCATGACTCGACTAGACTTCCTACAAACCACATGATTTCCCTAGACTAATTGTCCACGCCATCACATCTTTTCTTTACACCTGGAGGCACTAGTATGGGTGGCAGCAATGTCCCACGACGCCCACATACCTTATAGCAGTGCTGCTCCACATGAATCACCATGTCGAAGTTGGCATCATGCGCGAAGGGGAAGTGGTTGGCATGGCGCTCCTCGTTGGCCCATTGACCTTTGTGGCAGTGGTTGCGCACCACGACGTTGTGGCTGTCGCCGAACTTGAAGCGCACATCAAAGTGCATGGCCACGTCGCCGCCGCTGCTGTCGCTCTGCATGTTGACGGTGAACCTGGCGACAAGCGAATTGTGGTCAGTGTGACGTGTGTGGAGTATCCCACTAACTGGCTTTGGTCGGTAGCCTGTCAGGTTAGTCGTCGCTAACTTATCCCGTTAGTCGTTATTTTATGTTGATTGTGGTAATGATGCTGATTTATGTCTCATGTTAAACAAATAGTTAGATTAATTTCATGTCATCATTCTCACCACCATGTTAAATgaattaatttgtaaaaattactGCTCTTCGTCTCTAACATTCCCCTTTTCTTCATGCCTTAAGCGGTACGGtggagcaacggttagcgcctgccatcaaagtaaacaagtaaaggttggttgtcctgggttcacctcttgtctcgggcaagctgttctttctctgcatctggCATCTGTTCACATGACTgtctgccttgctgtgatagttgctggctcggcgtaaaacatcggTCTCCCTCACCTTCCTTCTTGCCCCCTCAATCTCCATCTAACCTCACCCTTTCCTTCATGCCCTCTCAATCTTTCTCGCCTCTCCTGTCCTCTCGATTTCGTCTCTCATCTTTTTCCTCGTGTAGCGCCGACGCACACCCAGACGATTTGGTTATAAGGCTATCATGTCGCCAGCAGCAACCCACTGACTGCAACCTGCAAAACGTGGTTGTTCAAACGACAGGAGACTTCCAACATCCTTTTACCTTGAACACTCATGGTTGGGTACCCCGCTGATGAAGATCTTGCGCCCCGGGTAGACGCCACCGGGTACCTCCGTGGTAAATGGAATCGGCTGCACACAACAGCAGGCCGGCAGTTACACCACGGGTACTCAAGTATAGGAACATATGACAGGGGTGCAACTTAGTCCACACAACTTTATAACATACGATGCATTCTAGCGAAACTCACATCacagatatttatttgttaaaagtatTGTAAGCTACAGACGTAGCCCCACAACGCATTGTAATGAATATTCATGGCGCATACACGTATGAACGACCCATTATAATGTATGATGATGACATCTATATTTAGAACGACATATTCTAATAtctgagaagaaaatggaaaagaaaaaacacagtaACCGACAGCTGATGGAGGGAGCAGGTCAAAGCAGGTCTGGGTGCGACTACGGGTAGCAATCAGACATGTAGACATGGACTTACCGGGTTGTAGATTGGTTGAGGCCTCCATAGCTACCATACGCCATGGGTGCCTGGAAATCAGTCGCATCGTCAGGTGAATAAACTAATAAACGTTGCAAACATGTCATCATCGACAGGACAAATGTTCTCTAATTATCGAGCCAAAGCTGACCTCGACGTGTGGGTCATAACCTTCGTCACATAAAACAAGTCAACAGCTTTTTCACTGAATCACAGACAAGTTCTCTGATCATGTGGCTAAGAGCAAGTTACTCAGTTCACACACGTCACCCACAAAGAAATGTCAGAGCAAGAGCGCCACGAgtgagtctgtgtaaacaagacagtgccagagtctgtgtaaacaagacagtgccagagtctgtggtaaacaagacagtaccagagtctgtgtaaacaagacagtacCAGAGTcagtgtaaacaagacagtgccagagtcagtgtaaacaagacagtgccagagtctgtgtaaacaagacagtgccagagtcagtgtaaacaagacagtgccagagtcagtgtaaacaagacagtgccagagtcagtgtaaacaagacagtgccagagtcagtgtaaacaagacagtgccagagtcagtgtaaacaagacagtgccagagtctgtgtaaacaagacagtgccagagtctgtgtaaacaagacagtgccagagtctgtgtaaacaagttAGTTCCAGAGTCTCTGCGCTGGAGACAGAGAAGTCGCTGCCATCCACAGAGTGACCCAAACAGTTCTGGGACGTCGAACAGAGGAGACctccacggtcacgtgacttttggtgacgagataagtggcgagcgtgtgttgtgtgaagtagtgtgttgtgtgtgtgtgtagttagTTTAAGGTTAGTTGAATAAATATCTGGACTAGTAGTAAGGAGAATAATTAGAGTAACGGGACACCTAGATAACGAccacattttcatattttgaaattgtatcattttgctgtaatttgtataatcctctcgataATAATTAACGTTCTTTtcatacactaaattgccttgagttttCATTGGGGctatgcgtgcttgggggctcgagctaactaaaagtgttaattaataagcaatttagtgtgagagcacgcggtaaatgtcgacgtgatttggtagaggtatcgagagtgtgatagaccGAGGGACGGAATCACAACCTCTACCAAATGTACGGACTCCTGCCACAGAGTTTACGACATATATGTAATGTATACTCATGGCGCATACACTTATGAACGACCCATTATAATGTATGATGATGACATCTATATTTAGAACGACCTATTCTAATATCTGAGAAGaacatgacaaagaaaaagaatggcGAGTCAGAGTAACCGACAGCTGATGGAGGGAGCAGGTCAAAGCAGGTCTGGGTGTGACTACAGGTGGCAATCAGACATCTAGACATGGACTTACCGGGTTATAAGCTGGTTGAGGTCCTCCATAGCTACCATACGCCATGGGTGCCTGGAAATCAGTCACATCGTCAGGTGAATAAACTAATAAACGTTGCAAACATGTCATCATCGACAGGACAAATGTTCTCTAATTATCGAGCCAAAGCTGACCTCGACGAGTGGGTCATAACCTTCGTCACATAAAACAAGTCAACAGCTTTTTACTGAATCACAGACAAGTTCTCTGATCATGTGGCTAAGAGCAAGTTACTCAGTTCACACACGTCACCCACAAAGCAATGTCAGCAAACAAGATCTTGACAGGCAAAGTACAGATGGATTTCAAGTTGTAATATACTTCTTTTATCCTTACAATTATACAGAAAGTTTAATGGAAGGATTTCAGGGAAAGTTTGAAgtaaattaaagtaaaagaGAATTAGAAAATTGTGGAACTACAAAGGATGCCTGTGGGCTGCACAAATCAGATGCAAAGATCATATGCAAATGTTTTAGTTAAGTATTTATGTTTCAgacttatttttctgtttcttgcagCATTGTAACTGTTAGCTTTGTGTATCTCACTACCGCTCATGTGAAAACCTTGAAATTCTCTGATGTTAGACCTTCTTGGGCCAATCGACGAACTCCTTCAGTTACCTCCCACTACTGGAAGAGAGGAAGTAGTGTATGTCAAGCGTGAATGTGGAGGGACACGAGGAAGGAGAGTCAGTGTGAAGGAGGGCACAGACTACATACGTTGGCGTCGCCGTGGAGTCCAGAGAAGCGAATGAAGGAGACGGCCACCTCGCCATCAATCACAAGGTACTGCGCCGTCTCCTTGGGCATGCGGTGGACGAAGTCGGTGAAGTGGCTGCCATTGATCTTGATCTGCACAATGAGACAGCGCAGGGTGAGTCGCGGCCACCAGCAAGGGAATCATGTAAAGTGGACAGACACACAGGGAGTACACAtattatacacatacacacaggtataCAGATACACAAGTGTGGACATACATAAACACGTACACCTGGGTATACACGTATAGGTATCCACAGACATGTGCATagaatacataaacacacagatcATAAGAACACCTGACATGACACCCACCCACAGGAATATCCACTTACAGGAACACCGCCTCAGGAACACCCACTCACAGAAACATTCCATCGGATGGCCACCCACTCACAGGAACACCCACTCACAGAACCGCCCACATAAAGCATGTACAGAGAAAGTGGGCGAAGATTACAGACATAACTCAAGGCGACAATCACCGTCCATAAAACACTCGCTGGTGAATAAAACGAGTTTCCTGCTTTATCAGCTCACACTAAGGTGGGTCTGTTGACACACAGACAGTTGCTGGTCAGGCCTCATCCGTCACTGTGTGTCACACAGACACTGGTTACAACCACTGTGGGCTGTACAAACATCTACAGCCACTGTGGGCTGGTATTAATACACTGTAGGCTGGTACAAACATCTCTAGTCACTGTAGGCCATGTTAGTTTTCAGTCCTTTGTCTGTCACATGCCTTTTTAACTTTTGTCACGACATGTCTTTGCATTCACTCTCGGGTGCCAGTCAGTATGCTTGTATGCTTGTATGGTTGGTTTCACACATGAGTGGCTGGTCGGTATTACTATCAGCCCAGTCCACAGAATAAAAGCATTTCTTTAGAGCCACGGTCTGTGGGCAGGAAGCTCATTGTGCTTTGACATGAACTGTCGGCTTAACAAAGTCACACGTACagaactacacacacacctacctacTAATAGACATATGTACACAAAAACAGACACGCGCCCAAATGTAGTGGAAAGTATGAACAGATAAAGCCATCAACTTGAAGAAGTTTTCTCTTACTGTACATAAACCATCCTTTGTCATGACACAGAATATTCAAgatctgacctttgacttatCCTCTGCCTCCAACAAGCTCCcgcaccaccacccacacacacacgcacacacacacacacgcacgtataTGCTCTTGCTTATACTATTCTGCTTCTTTGTCATCGGAGcgtgcctgtgtttgtgtgtatgtgttgtgtgtgtgcacgctcaGGTGCTGGGAGTTAATAAATGTAGATAACTAGACTTAATTGTTCCTACACATTGTACTGCACTAACCAGCCTATCGCCTGTGGGTTGTTTGTATGCAACACAGATTTCTTGCTTCTTGTTTTCCATAAAGTACTGTCGCAGCTTCTGGAATGGACTGTACTCATAAAGTACTATATTATATGTGTCCTAGGTTCTGGAATGGACTGTATTTTAACTCATTCATGTTCCACCAAATATTCCCCTAGCCCACTTTCCCTGTGCAGCCGACACCTCTCTAAACCTTTTTAATTGATGAGAGAATACTGTTTGCCAGATGGAATGGTCGATAGCGTAGTGAAGACAGTAAGCCTGCACTGTAATGATGATCATTAGTTTGCTTCCCATCGCGATACGTCCACCCAGACCCAGACTTTACGATGCCCTCGCCCACGGCACCTTCGCCCTCGTGACCTCACGCCGTGTTCACTGACCTTGAACTCATTGCTCTTGACCTTGATGCGCAGGTCAAAGTCGCTGCCCTTGTGAAGGGGAAGGTCACGCCGCTCCTCCTTGCCCCATTTCCCATTTTCCAGGTGGTTGAGAGCCACGCCGTTCTGGTGAAACCTGGGGTTGAAGTGCAGAGTTGTGCTGGGCTCCCTGTGGGCAGTCTGACACAGGTTGACGCTGAATCTGCCAGACACAGCAACGGACTGAggtcatcacgtgacatcaagcACGTGCCAAGAGGTTTGGTCACAGAGGAAACAAGTCCTTTACAGACTGAAGTTATTGCCAAGCATGTACATACCCCTCACGAACGCCTTGTGGAACTGTTCCCTGTATTTGAATCTCAAGGCCCTCGTGGACGCCTCCAGGAATGGCGCCTGAGTATGGAATGTGCACCTGAAACAGAGTAGGTGGTGTACTACGCCTGTA from Pomacea canaliculata isolate SZHN2017 linkage group LG8, ASM307304v1, whole genome shotgun sequence encodes the following:
- the LOC112569826 gene encoding LOW QUALITY PROTEIN: galectin-9-like (The sequence of the model RefSeq protein was modified relative to this genomic sequence to represent the inferred CDS: deleted 2 bases in 1 codon), which gives rise to MTTISPVHIPYSGAIPGGVHEGLEIQIQGTVPQGVREGFSVNLCQTAHREPSTTLHFNPRFHQNGVALNHLENGKWGKEERRDLPLHKGSDFDLRIKVKSNEFKIKINGSHFTDFVHRMPKETAQYLVIDGEVAVSFIRFSGLHGDANAPMAYGSYGGPQPAYNPAPMAYGSYGGQPIYNPPIPFTTEVPGGVYPGRKIFISGVPNHECSRFTVNMQSDSSGGDVAMHFDVRFKFGDSHNVVVRNHCHKGQWANEERHANHFPFAHDANFDMVIHVEQHCYKVDVNNQHFVEFNHRVPVQSANILSISGDVKINQIRFQ